In Kitasatospora sp. NA04385, a single genomic region encodes these proteins:
- a CDS encoding vitamin B12-dependent ribonucleotide reductase, with protein MTDTTSGSARGSKSDKAGKGAKGPKAGLRLERIYTTPGVHPYDAVTWERRDVVMTNWRDGSINFEQRGVEFPDFWSVNAVNIVTSKYFRGAVGTPQREWSLKQIIDRVVLTYRAAGEKHGYFASPDDAEVFEHELTHALLHQVFSFNSPVWFNVGTQQPQQVSACFILSVDDSMESILDWYKEEGMIFKGGSGAGLNLSRIRSSKELLSSGGNASGPVSFMRGADASAGTIKSGGATRRAAKMVVLDVDHPDVEAFIETKVKEEEKIRALRDAGFDMDLGGDDITSVQYQNANNSVRVNDEFMTAVENGTTFGLRGRMTGEVIETVDAKGLFRKMAEAAWACADPGIQYDSVINHWHTCPESGRINASNPCSEYMHLDNSSCNLASLNLMKFLRDDDSFDAANFAKVVELVITAMDISICFADFPTEKIGETTRAYRQLGIGYANLGALLMATGHAYDSAGGRALAGAITSLMTGTAYRRSAELAAVVGPYDGYARNAAPHRRVMQQHADASAAVAPLDDLDAPVWSVANETWADVVRLGGRNGFRNAQASVLAPTGTIGLMMDCDTTGVEPDLALVKFKKLVGGGSMQIVNGTVPRALKRLGYQDEQVEAIVAHIAEHGNVIDAPGLKAAHYEVFDCAMGERSISPMGHVRMMAAIQPWISGAISKTVNMPENATVEEVEEIYFEAWKLGVKALAIYRDNCKVGQPLSAKTKTPAAAVVAAPVAEKAVEKVVEYRPTRKRLPKGRPGITTSFTVGGAEGYMTANSYPDDGLGEVFLKMSKQGSTLAGMMDAFSIAVSVGLQYGVPLETYVAKFTNMRFEPAGLTDDPDVRMAQSIVDYIFRRLALDFLPFETRSALGIHSVEERTRHLETGSYEPTEDDVDIESLAQSAPLTPEKPHVALPPVEQPKAAPAAHNSTELAEIRLGLNADAPLCFSCGTKMRRAGSCYLCEGCGSTSGCS; from the coding sequence GTGACAGACACCACGAGCGGGTCCGCACGAGGGTCGAAGTCGGACAAGGCCGGCAAGGGGGCCAAGGGCCCCAAGGCCGGGCTGCGGCTGGAGCGCATCTACACCACCCCTGGGGTCCACCCGTACGACGCGGTCACCTGGGAGCGCCGCGACGTGGTGATGACCAACTGGCGCGACGGGTCGATCAACTTCGAGCAGCGCGGCGTCGAGTTCCCCGACTTCTGGTCGGTCAACGCGGTCAACATCGTCACCAGCAAGTACTTCCGCGGCGCGGTCGGCACCCCGCAGCGCGAGTGGAGCCTGAAGCAGATCATCGACCGGGTGGTGCTCACCTACCGCGCCGCGGGCGAGAAGCACGGCTACTTCGCCTCGCCGGACGACGCCGAGGTGTTCGAGCACGAGCTGACCCACGCCCTCCTCCACCAGGTGTTCAGCTTCAACTCGCCGGTCTGGTTCAACGTCGGCACCCAGCAGCCGCAGCAGGTCTCGGCCTGCTTCATCCTGTCCGTCGACGACTCCATGGAGTCGATCCTCGACTGGTACAAGGAGGAGGGCATGATCTTCAAGGGCGGTTCCGGCGCGGGCCTGAACCTGTCCCGGATCCGCTCCTCCAAGGAGCTGCTCTCCTCCGGCGGCAACGCCTCCGGCCCGGTCTCCTTCATGCGCGGCGCCGACGCCTCGGCCGGCACCATCAAGTCCGGCGGCGCGACCCGCCGGGCCGCCAAGATGGTCGTCCTGGACGTCGACCACCCGGACGTCGAGGCCTTCATCGAGACCAAGGTGAAGGAGGAGGAGAAGATCCGCGCCCTGCGCGACGCCGGGTTCGACATGGACCTGGGCGGCGACGACATCACCTCCGTCCAGTACCAGAACGCCAACAACTCGGTCCGGGTGAACGACGAGTTCATGACCGCGGTGGAGAACGGCACCACCTTCGGCCTGCGCGGCCGGATGACCGGCGAGGTCATCGAGACCGTCGACGCCAAGGGCCTGTTCCGCAAGATGGCCGAGGCCGCCTGGGCCTGCGCCGACCCGGGCATCCAGTACGACTCGGTGATCAACCACTGGCACACCTGCCCCGAGTCCGGCCGGATCAACGCCTCCAACCCGTGCTCCGAGTACATGCACCTGGACAACTCCAGCTGCAACCTGGCCTCGCTGAACCTGATGAAGTTCCTCCGCGACGACGACAGCTTCGACGCGGCCAACTTCGCCAAGGTGGTCGAGCTGGTCATCACCGCGATGGACATCTCGATCTGCTTCGCCGACTTCCCGACCGAGAAGATCGGCGAGACCACCCGCGCCTACCGCCAGCTCGGCATCGGCTACGCCAACCTCGGCGCCCTGCTGATGGCCACCGGCCACGCCTACGACTCGGCGGGCGGCCGCGCGCTGGCCGGCGCCATCACCTCGCTGATGACCGGCACCGCCTACCGCCGCTCCGCCGAACTCGCCGCCGTGGTCGGCCCGTACGACGGCTACGCCCGCAACGCCGCCCCGCACCGGCGGGTCATGCAGCAGCACGCGGACGCCTCGGCCGCCGTCGCCCCGCTGGACGACCTGGACGCCCCGGTGTGGTCGGTCGCCAACGAGACCTGGGCCGACGTGGTCCGCCTCGGCGGGCGGAACGGCTTCCGCAACGCGCAGGCCTCGGTGCTCGCCCCGACCGGCACCATCGGCCTGATGATGGACTGCGACACCACCGGCGTCGAACCCGACCTCGCGCTGGTCAAGTTCAAGAAGCTGGTCGGCGGCGGCTCGATGCAGATCGTCAACGGCACCGTCCCGCGCGCCCTCAAGCGCCTGGGCTACCAGGACGAGCAGGTCGAGGCGATCGTCGCGCACATCGCCGAGCACGGGAACGTCATCGACGCGCCCGGCCTGAAGGCCGCCCACTACGAGGTGTTCGACTGCGCCATGGGCGAGCGGTCGATCTCCCCGATGGGCCACGTCCGGATGATGGCCGCGATCCAGCCGTGGATCTCCGGCGCCATCTCCAAGACGGTCAACATGCCGGAGAACGCCACCGTCGAGGAGGTCGAGGAGATCTACTTCGAGGCGTGGAAGCTCGGCGTCAAGGCGCTGGCGATCTACCGCGACAACTGCAAGGTCGGCCAGCCGCTCTCGGCCAAGACCAAGACCCCGGCCGCGGCCGTCGTCGCGGCCCCGGTCGCCGAGAAGGCCGTCGAGAAGGTCGTCGAGTACCGGCCGACCCGCAAGCGCCTGCCCAAGGGCCGCCCCGGCATCACCACCTCCTTCACGGTCGGCGGCGCCGAGGGCTACATGACCGCCAACTCCTACCCGGACGACGGCCTCGGCGAGGTCTTCCTGAAGATGTCCAAGCAGGGCTCGACCCTCGCGGGCATGATGGACGCCTTCTCCATCGCCGTCTCGGTCGGCCTGCAGTACGGCGTCCCGCTGGAGACGTACGTCGCCAAGTTCACCAACATGCGCTTCGAGCCGGCCGGCCTGACCGACGACCCGGACGTGCGGATGGCGCAGTCCATCGTGGACTACATCTTCCGCCGCCTGGCGCTGGACTTCCTGCCCTTCGAGACCCGCTCCGCGCTGGGCATCCACTCCGTCGAGGAGCGCACCCGGCACCTGGAGACCGGCTCCTACGAGCCGACCGAGGACGACGTCGACATCGAGTCGCTGGCCCAGTCCGCGCCGCTCACCCCGGAGAAGCCGCACGTGGCCCTCCCGCCGGTCGAGCAGCCCAAGGCCGCCCCGGCCGCCCACAACTCGACCGAACTCGCCGAGATCCGCCTCGGCCTGAACGCCGACGCCCCGCTCTGCTTCTCCTGCGGCACCAAGATGCGCCGCGCGGGCAGCTGCTACCTCTGCGAGGGCTGCGGCTCCACCAGCGGCTGCAGCTGA
- a CDS encoding SDR family oxidoreductase, with product MRPILVTGGTGTLGRVVVRRLLSRGCPVRVLSRQAHTPGEHGWAVGDLVTGRGVEAALSGAGTVVHCATTNGRRDVAATRRLVEAARAAGAPHLLYVSIVGVDRVPLGLYRTKAECERLVVESGLGWTVLRATQFHDLVARVLDGLSRAPVLLVPRGVSFQPVDVRDVAERVAELVEAGPAGRADDFGGPQVRPVEALAADFLRARGRRRPVLRAPLPGGTGRALRAGGTLVSAHPLSAHPLSAHPAGRTTFAQFLAERYPA from the coding sequence ATGCGGCCGATACTCGTGACGGGCGGTACCGGGACCCTGGGGCGCGTGGTGGTGCGCCGGCTGCTGTCGCGCGGCTGCCCGGTGCGGGTGCTGAGCCGGCAGGCGCACACGCCGGGGGAGCACGGCTGGGCGGTGGGCGACCTGGTGACCGGCCGCGGGGTGGAGGCGGCGCTGTCCGGCGCCGGGACGGTGGTGCACTGCGCGACCACCAACGGCCGGCGGGACGTCGCGGCCACCCGCCGCCTGGTGGAGGCGGCCCGGGCCGCCGGGGCCCCGCACCTGCTGTACGTGTCGATCGTCGGGGTGGACCGGGTGCCGCTGGGCCTCTACCGGACGAAGGCGGAGTGCGAGCGGCTGGTGGTGGAGTCCGGCCTGGGGTGGACGGTGCTGCGGGCCACCCAGTTCCACGACCTGGTGGCGCGGGTGCTGGACGGCCTGTCGAGGGCGCCGGTGCTGCTGGTGCCGCGCGGGGTGTCGTTCCAGCCGGTGGACGTGCGGGACGTCGCGGAGCGGGTGGCGGAGCTGGTCGAGGCGGGCCCGGCCGGGCGGGCGGACGACTTCGGCGGGCCCCAGGTGCGTCCGGTGGAGGCGCTGGCGGCGGACTTCCTGCGGGCCCGGGGCCGACGGCGCCCGGTGCTGCGGGCACCGCTGCCGGGCGGGACGGGGCGGGCGCTGCGGGCGGGCGGCACCCTGGTGTCGGCGCACCCGTTGTCGGCGCACCCGTTGTCGGCGCACCCGGCGGGGCGGACCACCTTCGCCCAGTTCCTGGCGGAGCGGTACCCGGCCTGA
- a CDS encoding Clp protease N-terminal domain-containing protein — protein MFERFATEARRAVALAGGEARRMRHDHLGAEHLLLGLLAQPQDPAARLLGRWGLDLAGGRHAVLRALGGHEPERDAAALAAIGIDLAAVRAAVESEFGPGALDGPPPARRPRRGGPRFTDRGRRVMVLTLRAATGQRARRIETGHLLLGLLREGGGTAVRVLRDQGVDLAELERATEASLVGGLRAAS, from the coding sequence GTGTTCGAACGCTTCGCGACGGAGGCCCGCCGGGCGGTCGCGCTGGCCGGCGGGGAGGCGCGCCGGATGCGCCACGACCACCTGGGCGCCGAGCACCTGCTGCTCGGCCTGCTCGCCCAGCCGCAGGACCCGGCCGCCCGGTTGCTCGGCCGGTGGGGCCTCGACCTGGCGGGCGGGCGGCACGCGGTGCTCCGCGCCCTGGGCGGTCACGAGCCGGAGCGCGACGCCGCCGCGCTGGCCGCGATCGGCATCGACCTGGCGGCGGTCCGCGCGGCCGTCGAGTCCGAGTTCGGGCCGGGCGCGCTGGACGGCCCGCCGCCCGCCCGCCGCCCCCGCCGGGGCGGCCCCCGGTTCACCGACCGCGGCCGCCGGGTGATGGTGCTGACCCTGCGCGCGGCCACCGGGCAGCGGGCCCGCCGGATCGAGACCGGCCACCTGCTGCTCGGCCTGCTCCGCGAGGGCGGCGGAACGGCGGTCCGGGTGCTGCGCGACCAGGGCGTCGACCTGGCCGAACTGGAGCGCGCGACGGAAGCTTCGCTGGTGGGCGGCCTGCGGGCGGCCTCATAG
- a CDS encoding ABC transporter substrate-binding protein, whose amino-acid sequence MTTPVTTGRRRLLAVPAVLALALTAACSNSSSDGGGGGGGSAAALTGDCAKYQAYAGHSGTKVSMYASILSPESDSLEKSWAEFTTCTGIKIVYEGSNDFESQLPVRVAGGNAPDLAIIPQPGLLAQMVKSGKVVKPPQQTVENENKWSPVWKEYGSVNGTFYAAPMSANMKSLVWYSPKAFKAAGYEVPKTWAELIALSDKIARAGGQTKPWCGGIGSGTATGWPATDWLEEVVLGSYGGDVYDQWISHKVKFSDEKITTAMKTVADWMQNPAWVNAGFGDVKTIATTTFQDAGTPILSNKCAMLQQASFYRAQWPQGTNIGPDGDVFAFHMPAVNPDVKSPVEGGGEFLAAFSDRPEVQAVQNYLSTSEWASSRVKTSPGWVSANQGVDKSLYTDPIDKLSAESLTDPAATFRFDASDLMPAAVGSGAEWKALTAWFAEGQSIQKTAGDIDAAWPQ is encoded by the coding sequence TTGACCACCCCCGTGACCACTGGACGCCGTCGGCTGCTCGCCGTACCGGCCGTTCTGGCACTGGCGTTGACAGCCGCCTGCTCCAACAGCTCCTCCGACGGAGGTGGCGGCGGGGGCGGCTCGGCCGCCGCCTTGACGGGTGACTGCGCCAAGTACCAGGCGTACGCGGGCCACTCCGGCACCAAGGTGTCGATGTACGCCTCGATCCTCTCCCCGGAGTCGGACTCGCTGGAGAAGTCCTGGGCCGAGTTCACCACCTGTACGGGCATCAAGATCGTCTACGAGGGCTCCAACGACTTCGAGTCGCAGCTCCCGGTCCGGGTGGCCGGCGGCAACGCCCCCGACCTGGCGATCATCCCGCAGCCCGGCCTGCTGGCCCAGATGGTCAAGTCCGGCAAGGTGGTCAAGCCGCCGCAGCAGACCGTCGAGAACGAGAACAAGTGGTCGCCGGTCTGGAAGGAGTACGGCTCGGTCAACGGCACCTTCTACGCGGCGCCGATGAGCGCCAACATGAAGTCGCTGGTCTGGTACTCGCCCAAGGCGTTCAAGGCCGCCGGCTACGAGGTCCCGAAGACCTGGGCCGAACTGATCGCGCTCAGCGACAAGATCGCCCGGGCCGGCGGCCAGACGAAGCCCTGGTGCGGCGGCATCGGCTCCGGCACCGCGACCGGCTGGCCGGCCACCGACTGGCTGGAGGAGGTCGTCCTCGGCTCCTACGGCGGCGACGTCTACGACCAGTGGATCAGCCACAAGGTGAAGTTCTCCGACGAGAAGATCACCACCGCGATGAAGACCGTCGCCGACTGGATGCAGAACCCGGCCTGGGTCAACGCCGGCTTCGGCGACGTCAAGACGATCGCCACCACCACCTTCCAGGACGCCGGCACCCCGATCCTCAGCAACAAGTGCGCGATGCTCCAGCAGGCGTCCTTCTACCGCGCGCAGTGGCCGCAGGGCACCAACATCGGGCCGGACGGCGACGTCTTCGCCTTCCACATGCCCGCGGTGAACCCGGACGTCAAGAGCCCGGTCGAGGGCGGCGGCGAGTTCCTGGCCGCGTTCTCCGACCGGCCCGAGGTGCAGGCCGTGCAGAACTACCTGTCCACCTCGGAGTGGGCCAGCAGCCGGGTCAAGACCTCCCCGGGCTGGGTCTCCGCCAACCAGGGCGTGGACAAGAGCCTGTACACCGACCCGATCGACAAGCTCTCCGCCGAGTCGCTGACCGACCCCGCGGCCACCTTCCGGTTCGACGCCTCCGACCTGATGCCCGCCGCCGTCGGCTCCGGCGCCGAGTGGAAGGCGCTGACCGCCTGGTTCGCCGAGGGCCAGTCGATCCAGAAGACCGCGGGCGACATCGACGCGGCCTGGCCGCAGTAA
- a CDS encoding carbohydrate ABC transporter permease, which produces MPTDTRLAGPALHLADSLWQDAAIKFGNTAGAVLGFLGLLLAVFFAAGRATGRFSRPLAVALMLGPAAVLLLIGLVVPLLRTVYLSFYDADAAKFVGGKNYGWAATSSQIHDVLLNTLLWLVIAPIAATGLGLLLALLVDRLRGQSVYKSLIFMPMAVSLVAASIIFKLVYESRGAGQNQVGLLSQLAVAVGWDDPPNWILSQPLNNFLLMGVMVWVQTGFAMVVLSAAIKAIPDEITEAARLDGASGVRLFVHVTVPMIRTTLVVVLTTIMIITLKAFDIVRTMTGGNFGTQVLANEMYSQSFEQYNTGRGSALAVILFLAVAPLVVYNIALLRKERATR; this is translated from the coding sequence ATGCCCACCGACACCCGGCTCGCCGGGCCGGCGCTCCACCTCGCCGATTCGCTGTGGCAGGACGCGGCGATCAAGTTCGGCAACACCGCGGGCGCCGTACTGGGCTTCCTCGGTCTGCTGCTCGCGGTGTTCTTCGCGGCGGGCCGCGCCACCGGACGCTTCTCCCGGCCGCTGGCGGTCGCGCTGATGCTCGGCCCCGCGGCCGTCCTGCTGCTCATCGGCCTGGTGGTGCCGCTGCTGCGCACCGTCTACCTGAGCTTCTACGACGCCGACGCGGCGAAGTTCGTCGGCGGGAAGAACTACGGCTGGGCGGCGACCAGTTCGCAGATCCACGACGTGCTGCTGAACACCCTGCTGTGGCTGGTGATCGCCCCGATCGCGGCCACCGGGCTCGGCCTGCTGCTGGCCCTGCTGGTCGACCGGCTGCGCGGGCAGTCGGTCTACAAGTCGCTGATCTTCATGCCGATGGCGGTCTCGCTGGTGGCCGCCTCGATCATCTTCAAGCTGGTGTACGAGTCGCGCGGAGCCGGCCAGAACCAGGTCGGCCTGCTCAGCCAGCTCGCGGTCGCGGTCGGCTGGGACGACCCGCCCAACTGGATCCTGTCCCAGCCGCTGAACAACTTCCTGCTGATGGGCGTCATGGTCTGGGTGCAGACCGGCTTCGCCATGGTGGTGCTGTCCGCCGCGATCAAGGCCATCCCGGACGAGATCACCGAGGCCGCCCGGCTCGACGGCGCCTCGGGGGTGCGGCTGTTCGTGCACGTCACCGTGCCGATGATCCGCACCACGCTGGTGGTGGTGCTCACCACCATCATGATCATCACACTGAAGGCCTTCGACATCGTCCGCACCATGACGGGCGGCAACTTCGGCACCCAGGTGCTGGCCAACGAGATGTACTCGCAGAGCTTCGAGCAGTACAACACCGGCCGCGGCAGCGCCCTCGCGGTGATCCTCTTCCTCGCGGTGGCACCCCTGGTGGTCTACAACATCGCCCTGCTGCGCAAGGAGCGTGCGACCCGATGA
- a CDS encoding carbohydrate ABC transporter permease, with protein sequence MSAEPTLDKASGSGSGSASGSESASGAGSASGAGSASGSGAGSGKAPGRGGASRPDLPPAKAVRRAFSSPLASALVIAVTVLWTIPTVGLLVTSLRPKQDVVSSGWWEAFVHPDFGLENYRSVLFENSFGTSGGLMPYLVNSIAIAVPATVFPLVLAAMAAYALAWVRFKGSDTLFFVIFALQVVPLQMSLVPLLRLFSGGAHLGSVTVIPALNLKDTYLPVWLTHTMFALPLAIFLLHNFIAQLPRDLMEAAVVDGASHFKIFRSIVLPLSAPALASFAIFQFLWVWNDLLVALTFAGGNPTVAPITSRLAQLSGSDSSHWELLSAGAFLSMIVPLAVFFALQRYFVRGLLAGSVKG encoded by the coding sequence ATGAGCGCCGAGCCCACCCTCGACAAGGCTTCCGGCTCCGGTTCGGGGTCCGCCTCCGGTTCGGAGTCCGCTTCCGGGGCGGGGTCCGCCTCCGGGGCGGGGTCCGCTTCCGGCTCCGGGGCCGGTTCCGGAAAGGCGCCGGGGCGGGGCGGGGCGTCCCGTCCGGACCTGCCGCCGGCCAAGGCCGTCCGCCGGGCGTTCAGCTCCCCGCTGGCCAGTGCCCTGGTGATCGCCGTCACCGTGCTGTGGACCATCCCGACCGTCGGCCTGCTGGTCACCTCGCTGCGGCCCAAGCAGGACGTGGTCTCCTCCGGCTGGTGGGAGGCGTTCGTCCACCCCGACTTCGGGCTGGAGAACTACCGCTCGGTGCTGTTCGAGAACTCGTTCGGCACCTCCGGCGGCCTGATGCCGTACCTGGTCAACTCGATCGCCATCGCCGTCCCGGCCACGGTCTTCCCGCTGGTGCTGGCCGCGATGGCGGCCTACGCGCTGGCCTGGGTGCGGTTCAAGGGCAGCGACACGCTCTTCTTCGTGATCTTCGCGCTGCAGGTGGTGCCGCTGCAGATGTCGCTGGTGCCGCTGCTGCGGCTGTTCTCCGGCGGCGCGCACCTCGGGTCGGTGACGGTGATCCCGGCGCTCAACCTGAAGGACACCTACCTGCCGGTCTGGCTGACGCACACCATGTTCGCGCTGCCGCTGGCGATCTTCCTGCTGCACAACTTCATCGCCCAGCTGCCGCGCGACCTGATGGAGGCGGCGGTGGTGGACGGGGCCTCGCACTTCAAGATCTTCCGGTCGATCGTGCTGCCGCTGAGCGCTCCGGCGCTGGCCTCGTTCGCCATCTTCCAGTTCCTGTGGGTGTGGAACGACCTGCTGGTGGCGCTGACCTTCGCGGGCGGCAACCCGACCGTCGCGCCGATCACCTCCCGGCTGGCCCAGCTGTCCGGTTCGGACAGCAGCCACTGGGAACTGCTCAGCGCGGGGGCCTTCCTGTCGATGATCGTCCCGCTGGCGGTGTTCTTCGCCCTGCAGCGGTACTTCGTCCGCGGGCTGCTGGCCGGGTCGGTGAAGGGCTGA
- a CDS encoding Ig-like domain-containing protein, which produces MRLRKRIAGLLVGLLAASGLMVAPAAHADTTAVLGNNTTGTATDSGDSNYINTSRFVTGSNGGTVNSVSVYVGAVGATPNDQYQVAVYGDVAGKPGPLLGSSASGTLTAHTWNTLPVAATLAPNTPYWLAYNSNGVSAAVNNLNYATGGQSGYSTGGTAFGTWPSSFGAVSTGNLNYSIYATYTPSGGGGGTPGSGPGNEGPILLVTNSANPYTTYYGEILKSEGLNYYKTADLSTVTATMLNSYDVVLLAENQLTAAQTTMFSTWVNGGGRLVAMRPDKQLAGLLGLTTTTDTLADSYLKINTTAAPGAGLTSDTIGFHGTADKYALNGATAVATLYSDTAVATTNPAVTLRTVGTGQAAAFTFDLAKSVVQTRQGNAAWGGQQRDNVDGIQASEMFFGTGGQLNWNNLDKAQIPIADEQQRLLANLITTMDASKKPLPKFWYFPRDVKAVVVMTGDDHGIGGTSGRFDGYVAQSPVGCNVANWECVRASSYIYTDDPITDAQAKAYSDQGFEIGVHVTTNCTPWGTPADLQNIYTTQIGAWKAKYPSLPNPDSTRTHCVEWDDWATQAKTKLANGIRLDTDYYYYPASFVQDRPGYFNGTGLPMKYADSDGSTINEYQATTQLTDESGQSMPSTVNTLLDNAYNSKGYYTVLTANIHTDYAASTASDQVIASAKAHGAPIVSGRQLLTWLDARNGSAFSGMAWSSNTLSFSITGGANGLRAMVPVNSASGTLTGIKQGTTTVNYRIETIHGIAYAFFDGNVGSYTATYGTDTTAPTVTGSVPANGATGVSATAPVKASFSEPVQASTVNGTNVTLKTTAGSTAVPGTVSLDAATNTVTFTPSAALSLSTGYTLSVANVKDLAGNTQAAAYTAAFTTAGAPPQTIGNNAVGNQLDDTDSNHLNGSKITTGASAIALTSLNVHTGQISAAPNNQFQIAIYSDNAGSPDALLATSSVGTLSANAWNSAPITYTLAANTTYWVIYNSNGTSSTVNNMHYSSGPAGSGAYSSASVPFGTFPASFGTAVKDNLVYSLYGTY; this is translated from the coding sequence GTGAGGCTCAGAAAACGAATCGCCGGGCTGCTGGTGGGCCTGCTCGCGGCGAGCGGACTGATGGTGGCACCCGCGGCGCACGCGGACACCACCGCCGTCCTCGGCAACAACACCACCGGTACCGCCACCGACTCCGGTGACTCGAACTACATCAACACGTCCCGCTTCGTGACGGGCTCCAACGGCGGCACCGTCAACAGCGTCAGCGTGTACGTCGGCGCCGTCGGTGCCACGCCCAACGACCAGTACCAGGTCGCGGTGTACGGCGACGTGGCCGGCAAGCCCGGCCCGCTGCTCGGCTCCTCCGCCTCCGGCACGCTCACCGCGCACACCTGGAACACCCTGCCGGTCGCCGCCACGCTCGCGCCGAACACGCCCTACTGGCTGGCGTACAACTCCAACGGCGTCTCCGCGGCGGTCAACAACCTGAACTACGCCACCGGCGGCCAGAGCGGCTACTCCACCGGCGGCACCGCCTTCGGGACCTGGCCCAGCAGCTTCGGCGCCGTCTCCACCGGCAACCTCAACTACTCGATCTACGCCACCTACACCCCGTCCGGCGGCGGTGGCGGCACGCCCGGCAGCGGGCCCGGCAACGAGGGCCCGATCCTGCTGGTCACCAACTCGGCCAACCCGTACACCACCTACTACGGCGAGATCCTCAAGTCCGAGGGCCTGAACTACTACAAGACCGCCGACCTGAGCACCGTCACCGCGACCATGCTCAACTCGTACGACGTGGTGCTGCTGGCGGAGAACCAGCTGACCGCCGCCCAGACCACCATGTTCAGCACCTGGGTGAACGGCGGCGGACGGCTCGTCGCGATGCGGCCCGACAAGCAGCTCGCCGGGCTGCTCGGCCTCACCACGACCACCGACACGCTGGCCGACAGCTACCTGAAGATCAACACCACCGCGGCGCCCGGCGCCGGACTGACCTCCGACACCATCGGCTTCCACGGCACCGCGGACAAGTACGCCCTCAACGGCGCCACCGCCGTCGCCACCCTGTACAGCGACACCGCGGTGGCCACCACCAACCCGGCCGTCACGCTGCGCACCGTCGGCACCGGCCAGGCCGCCGCGTTCACCTTCGACCTCGCCAAGTCCGTCGTGCAGACCCGCCAGGGCAACGCCGCCTGGGGCGGTCAGCAGCGCGACAACGTCGACGGCATCCAGGCCAGCGAGATGTTCTTCGGCACCGGCGGACAGCTCAACTGGAATAACCTCGACAAGGCGCAGATCCCGATCGCCGACGAGCAGCAGCGCCTGCTCGCCAACCTGATCACCACCATGGACGCGAGCAAGAAGCCGCTGCCGAAGTTCTGGTACTTCCCGCGGGACGTCAAGGCCGTCGTGGTGATGACCGGTGACGACCACGGCATCGGCGGCACCAGCGGGCGCTTCGACGGCTACGTCGCGCAGAGCCCGGTCGGTTGCAACGTGGCCAACTGGGAGTGCGTGCGCGCCTCGTCGTACATCTACACCGACGACCCGATCACCGACGCCCAGGCCAAGGCCTACTCCGACCAGGGCTTCGAGATCGGCGTGCACGTCACCACCAACTGCACTCCGTGGGGCACCCCGGCCGACCTGCAGAACATCTACACCACCCAGATCGGCGCCTGGAAGGCCAAGTACCCCTCGCTGCCCAACCCGGACAGCACCCGCACCCACTGCGTCGAGTGGGACGACTGGGCGACCCAGGCCAAGACCAAGCTCGCCAACGGCATCCGGCTGGACACCGACTACTACTACTACCCGGCCAGCTTCGTGCAGGACCGGCCCGGCTACTTCAACGGCACCGGCCTGCCGATGAAGTACGCGGACAGCGACGGCAGCACCATCAACGAGTACCAGGCCACCACCCAGCTCACCGACGAGTCCGGGCAGTCCATGCCCTCCACCGTCAACACGCTGCTGGACAACGCCTACAACTCCAAGGGCTACTACACCGTCCTGACCGCCAACATCCACACCGACTACGCCGCCTCCACCGCCTCCGACCAGGTCATCGCCTCGGCCAAGGCGCACGGCGCCCCGATCGTCTCCGGCCGCCAGCTGCTGACCTGGCTGGACGCCCGCAACGGCTCCGCGTTCTCCGGCATGGCCTGGAGCAGCAACACGCTCAGCTTCAGCATCACCGGCGGCGCCAACGGCCTGCGCGCGATGGTCCCGGTCAACTCGGCGTCCGGCACGCTCACCGGCATCAAGCAGGGCACCACCACCGTCAACTACCGCATCGAGACCATCCACGGCATCGCGTACGCCTTCTTCGACGGCAACGTCGGCTCCTACACCGCGACGTACGGCACCGACACCACCGCGCCGACCGTCACCGGTTCGGTGCCGGCCAACGGCGCCACCGGCGTCTCCGCCACCGCCCCGGTCAAGGCCTCCTTCAGCGAGCCCGTCCAGGCGAGCACCGTCAACGGCACCAACGTCACCCTGAAGACCACCGCCGGCTCCACCGCGGTGCCCGGCACCGTCTCCCTGGACGCGGCCACCAACACCGTCACCTTCACCCCGAGCGCCGCGCTCTCGCTCAGCACCGGCTACACGCTGAGCGTCGCCAACGTGAAGGACCTGGCGGGCAACACCCAGGCCGCGGCCTACACCGCGGCCTTCACCACCGCCGGCGCACCGCCGCAGACCATCGGCAACAACGCCGTCGGCAACCAGCTCGACGACACCGACTCCAACCACCTCAACGGCTCCAAGATCACCACCGGGGCCTCCGCCATCGCCCTGACCTCGCTCAACGTGCACACCGGGCAGATCAGCGCGGCGCCCAACAACCAGTTCCAGATCGCGATCTACAGTGACAACGCCGGCTCGCCGGACGCCCTGCTGGCCACCAGCTCGGTCGGCACGCTGAGCGCCAACGCCTGGAACAGCGCGCCGATCACCTACACGCTGGCGGCCAACACCACGTACTGGGTGATCTACAACTCGAACGGCACCAGCTCCACCGTCAACAACATGCACTACAGCTCGGGCCCGGCCGGCTCGGGCGCCTACAGCAGCGCGTCCGTCCCGTTCGGGACCTTCCCCGCGAGCTTCGGCACCGCGGTGAAGGACAACCTGGTGTACTCGCTGTACGGCACCTACTGA